The following are encoded together in the Thermomicrobiales bacterium genome:
- a CDS encoding GMC family oxidoreductase N-terminal domain-containing protein, with amino-acid sequence MTDRSNATFDYIVVGGGTAGCIIASRLSSRPGVRVALVEAGEDTPPGHTDDVIWDSYPIVAYFDPRHHWRDLRVFYGEAPDGDRETRGVFRYEQAKVMGGGSSINGMMANQGAPGDYDEWAAAGATGWDWEGVLPYFRKLERDLDFPTERHGARGPIPIRRVPESEWPEFSRVAGRALARAGFARIDDQNDEFEPGYFPITINNEHDRRVSTAAGYLDADVRQRPNLTIFDNTEARRVCFDGVRVTGVEVQRADGAIEILPANEVVLAAGALHTPALMLRSGVGPAGELTALGIPVVADRPGVGRNLQEHPQIAVTALLEPHARQHWEQRRHIFAGFRYSSEVDGCDDVDMYGVVVNRGAWHSLGQKLGGFLIWVNKAYSKGRVTLVSADPAVEPRVEFAFLSDERDALRLCDGLRRLAALYRDPEMERATFAPFATSYTERSRDLAIVSDETETRLRPIADRLDDPSSDRLSVMTSSVATGPDLFALVEDPAALEAFVRERAHGTWHCCGTARMGAVDDPLAVTDPAGRVYGVTGLRVGDASLMPSVPRANTNLPVMMIGEKIADAI; translated from the coding sequence GTGACCGATCGGAGCAACGCAACATTCGACTACATCGTCGTTGGCGGTGGGACGGCTGGCTGCATCATTGCCAGCCGTCTTTCGTCTCGTCCCGGCGTGCGTGTCGCGCTGGTCGAAGCTGGTGAAGACACGCCGCCCGGGCACACCGACGACGTCATTTGGGACAGCTATCCCATCGTGGCCTATTTCGATCCACGGCATCACTGGCGGGATCTGCGCGTTTTCTATGGCGAGGCCCCCGACGGCGACCGGGAAACGCGTGGTGTCTTCCGCTACGAACAGGCCAAGGTGATGGGCGGCGGCTCGTCCATCAACGGCATGATGGCCAACCAGGGCGCGCCAGGTGACTACGACGAGTGGGCAGCCGCCGGAGCAACCGGCTGGGATTGGGAAGGCGTGCTTCCCTATTTCCGCAAGCTCGAACGCGATCTCGACTTTCCAACCGAACGACATGGCGCCAGGGGGCCGATCCCGATTCGACGCGTACCGGAATCCGAATGGCCGGAATTCAGCCGTGTTGCGGGTCGGGCGCTTGCGCGTGCCGGTTTCGCCCGAATCGATGACCAGAACGACGAGTTCGAACCGGGCTATTTCCCGATAACTATCAACAACGAGCATGATCGCCGGGTTTCGACCGCTGCTGGTTACCTCGACGCCGATGTTCGCCAGCGCCCCAATCTCACCATTTTCGACAACACGGAAGCGCGCCGGGTCTGTTTCGATGGCGTGCGGGTAACCGGTGTCGAAGTGCAGCGCGCGGATGGAGCGATCGAAATCCTCCCGGCCAACGAGGTTGTTCTTGCTGCGGGAGCGTTGCACACTCCGGCACTGATGCTCCGATCGGGCGTCGGGCCGGCTGGTGAGCTGACCGCGCTTGGCATACCGGTCGTGGCCGACCGCCCTGGCGTGGGCCGCAATCTGCAAGAGCATCCCCAGATTGCCGTGACCGCCCTGTTGGAGCCCCATGCGCGCCAGCACTGGGAGCAGCGCCGGCATATCTTCGCGGGATTCCGCTATTCGTCCGAAGTCGACGGATGTGACGACGTCGACATGTACGGTGTCGTCGTGAACCGAGGAGCCTGGCATTCGCTTGGGCAGAAACTGGGCGGTTTCCTGATCTGGGTCAACAAAGCGTATTCCAAGGGTCGGGTGACCCTCGTCTCCGCCGACCCTGCCGTCGAACCGCGCGTTGAGTTCGCCTTCCTCAGCGATGAGCGGGACGCGCTGCGCTTGTGCGACGGCTTGCGGCGACTCGCCGCCCTCTACCGCGATCCGGAGATGGAGCGGGCAACGTTTGCTCCATTCGCAACCAGCTACACCGAGCGCTCGCGCGATCTTGCCATCGTCTCCGATGAGACCGAGACTCGCCTGCGGCCGATTGCGGATCGACTGGACGATCCGTCCTCCGACCGATTGTCAGTGATGACGAGTTCGGTCGCGACTGGCCCCGATCTCTTCGCGCTGGTCGAAGACCCTGCTGCGCTCGAGGCGTTTGTGCGTGAGCGGGCGCATGGCACCTGGCATTGTTGCGGCACTGCCCGCATGGGCGCGGTTGACGACCCGCTGGCTGTGACCGATCCCGCCGGACGTGTCTACGGTGTGACGGGACTGCGGGTCGGAGACGCGTCTTTGATGCCATCCGTTCCACGCGCAAACACCAACCTGCCGGTCATGATGATCGGGGAGAAAATCGCCGACGCCATCTGA
- a CDS encoding cytochrome c oxidase assembly protein has product MVVLSSFALAALYILWTGPLNRRRPGSEERKTTGRQTASFLLGCLAYLIALSPPLDDWSDFYLLTAHMFQHMIIMFVVAPLFLVGIPAWVLQPLANNRFTNRIGWSLTRPIVAAIVSTFIVVVWHFPGTYDAALRHEPIHIAQHASFLIAALLAWWPVLGPLPAWPKIQSPPLQCLYLFLYSLPAGLVGAFITMSAPGFYDYYASVPRIFGIDLEMDQQLAGLMMWVGGSIIYLLWITYIFLSWAGREEAADREQRPGPPPGAPVGVEGA; this is encoded by the coding sequence ATGGTCGTTTTGAGCTCATTCGCGCTCGCGGCCCTCTATATCCTCTGGACCGGTCCGCTCAATCGGCGGCGCCCAGGGAGCGAAGAGCGCAAGACCACTGGCAGGCAGACCGCGTCGTTTCTGCTCGGATGCCTTGCCTATCTGATCGCCCTTAGCCCTCCGCTCGACGACTGGTCGGACTTCTATCTGCTAACGGCGCACATGTTTCAGCACATGATCATCATGTTCGTGGTGGCGCCGCTCTTCCTGGTCGGCATCCCGGCATGGGTGCTCCAGCCGCTTGCGAACAATCGCTTCACGAACAGGATCGGTTGGTCCCTCACACGGCCGATCGTTGCGGCGATCGTTTCGACGTTCATCGTGGTGGTCTGGCATTTCCCGGGGACCTATGATGCGGCCCTGAGGCATGAACCGATCCATATCGCGCAACATGCCTCGTTCCTCATTGCGGCTTTGCTCGCGTGGTGGCCCGTGTTGGGACCGTTGCCCGCCTGGCCGAAGATCCAGTCGCCTCCGTTGCAGTGCCTCTATCTCTTTCTCTATAGCCTGCCGGCTGGCTTGGTCGGCGCCTTTATCACGATGTCCGCCCCTGGCTTCTACGACTACTACGCCAGCGTCCCGCGCATCTTCGGCATCGATCTGGAAATGGATCAGCAACTTGCCGGACTGATGATGTGGGTCGGGGGCAGCATCATCTATCTGCTCTGGATCACCTATATCTTCCTCTCCTGGGCTGGTCGGGAGGAAGCCGCTGACAGAGAGCAGCGTCCCGGCCCTCCGCCGGGCGCGCCGGTCGGCGTCGAAGGAGCCTAG
- a CDS encoding cytochrome C oxidase subunit IV family protein: MADHAMVVPHEDEGQEHLTQAMYVKIALVLVAITSAEVAIYYIQWFHDSGALVPALAIMSLAKFIIVISYYMHLKVDDHRYRYIFICGLILAAAIVAALVALMRTHQIDYALRLIAGADH; encoded by the coding sequence ATGGCCGATCACGCAATGGTGGTTCCCCACGAGGATGAGGGGCAGGAGCACCTGACCCAGGCAATGTATGTGAAGATCGCGCTCGTGCTGGTGGCGATCACCAGCGCCGAAGTGGCGATCTACTACATCCAGTGGTTCCATGACAGCGGCGCCCTGGTTCCGGCTCTGGCAATCATGTCGCTGGCGAAGTTCATCATCGTCATCAGCTACTACATGCATCTCAAGGTCGACGATCACCGGTACCGCTACATCTTCATCTGCGGATTGATTCTGGCGGCTGCCATTGTTGCGGCCCTGGTCGCGCTCATGCGCACGCACCAGATCGACTATGCCCTGCGCTTGATCGCCGGCGCCGATCACTGA
- a CDS encoding heme-copper oxidase subunit III, which yields MAQAVATLDHAHGAGDIGHGEHADHPPSSTGLDSRKLLMWLFLASDCMFFGSLIAMYMIYRGDAERMFEAGQGVGPVPHEILDIPYTSISAFVLLMSSLTMVLALASIQRGNQRGLRIWLGATAALGLVFLGGQFFEFTSFYHEGLGLTTNIFSMSFFTLTGFHGAHVTIGVIWLISLVIVSLRGGVRQDQSMNVEIAGLYWHFVDIVWIVIFTLVYLIPYDKVETVTHEAEQGFRLIGLG from the coding sequence TTGGCTCAAGCAGTTGCCACCCTTGATCACGCACATGGGGCCGGAGACATCGGGCATGGCGAGCATGCCGATCACCCGCCTTCTTCGACCGGTCTGGACAGCCGAAAGCTGCTGATGTGGCTCTTCCTGGCGTCAGACTGCATGTTCTTCGGTTCGTTGATCGCGATGTACATGATCTATCGCGGCGACGCCGAGCGCATGTTCGAAGCCGGACAGGGTGTCGGCCCGGTACCGCATGAGATTCTCGACATCCCCTACACCTCTATCAGCGCATTCGTGCTGCTGATGAGCTCGCTGACCATGGTGCTTGCGCTGGCGTCGATTCAGCGTGGCAATCAGCGCGGTTTGCGTATCTGGCTCGGCGCCACTGCCGCGCTCGGGCTGGTCTTCCTTGGCGGTCAGTTCTTCGAGTTCACCTCGTTCTATCACGAGGGGCTCGGCCTGACGACCAACATCTTCAGCATGTCGTTCTTCACGCTCACCGGTTTCCATGGCGCCCACGTCACCATCGGGGTCATTTGGCTCATCTCGCTGGTGATCGTGTCGCTGCGTGGCGGCGTCCGGCAGGATCAGTCGATGAACGTGGAGATCGCTGGTCTCTATTGGCACTTCGTCGACATCGTCTGGATCGTCATTTTCACCCTGGTCTACTTGATCCCGTACGACAAGGTCGAAACGGTGACGCACGAAGCGGAACAAGGGTTCCGGCTGATCGGATTGGGATAG
- the ctaD gene encoding cytochrome c oxidase subunit I, with the protein MASIAQPHSVAQPITKPNTGLWSWITTIDHKRIGLMYGVSAFIFLLLGGLEALVIRAQLAKPENDLVSAQRYNELFTMHGTTMIFLALMPMTSAFFNYIMPLQIGARDVAFPRLNAFSFWVFLAGAIVINISWFFNEAPNQGWYGYAPLTEKTWNPGRNVDFWMLGLQILGVASMAASFNFIVTIFNLRCPGMKMMRMPIFTWTTLIVSLLIVFSFPAITVALLLLTFDRFAGTGFYEAAAGGDPLLWQHLFWVFGHPEVYILVLPAFGIVSEIIPVFSRKPLFGYSVMVYATCAIAFLGFGVWAHHMFTVGLGPTANAIFAGGTMLIAIPTGVKIFNWVGTMFKGSLQFTTAMLFAVGLVSQFVIGGLSGVMHAVVPVDAQQNDSYFIIAHFHYVLFGGTMFGLLAGIYYWGPKFSGKLLDERIGKWHFWLTFIGFNLTFFPMHFLGLAGMPRRYFTYAEDSGWGMWNAVVSFGALVLGFSFLVFLWNVLRTIRHGERASADPWDAATLEWAIPSPPPVYNFAAIPTVTHRDQLWWDKYGDEHGHAHVPTSETPTTAEIQARANAAHPHVHLPSPSYFPLLAALGLFIFAVGLLFHDPAITIGLLHLPIVAAAGAGLLIISVYAWAFEPAG; encoded by the coding sequence ATGGCGTCGATCGCTCAACCACATAGCGTGGCGCAGCCAATCACCAAGCCGAATACCGGTCTATGGAGTTGGATAACCACGATCGACCACAAGCGCATCGGATTGATGTACGGCGTTTCCGCCTTCATCTTCCTGCTGCTGGGTGGCCTGGAAGCGCTGGTCATTCGCGCGCAGTTGGCCAAGCCAGAGAACGATCTGGTAAGCGCGCAGCGCTACAACGAGCTCTTCACGATGCACGGCACCACGATGATCTTCCTCGCGCTGATGCCGATGACATCTGCTTTTTTCAACTACATCATGCCGTTGCAGATAGGCGCCCGCGACGTTGCGTTCCCGCGATTGAACGCGTTCAGCTTCTGGGTCTTCCTGGCCGGCGCGATTGTTATCAACATTTCCTGGTTCTTCAACGAAGCGCCGAACCAGGGATGGTACGGCTACGCGCCGCTGACCGAGAAAACGTGGAATCCGGGCCGCAATGTCGACTTCTGGATGCTCGGCTTGCAGATTCTTGGTGTCGCGTCGATGGCGGCCTCGTTCAACTTCATCGTTACGATCTTCAATCTGCGCTGCCCGGGCATGAAGATGATGCGCATGCCCATCTTCACCTGGACGACCCTGATCGTTTCCCTGCTGATCGTCTTCTCATTCCCGGCAATTACGGTTGCCCTGCTGCTGCTGACCTTCGACCGCTTCGCTGGCACCGGCTTCTATGAAGCTGCCGCCGGTGGCGACCCGCTCCTCTGGCAGCACCTCTTCTGGGTGTTCGGCCATCCGGAGGTGTACATCCTGGTCTTGCCGGCATTCGGCATCGTCTCGGAAATCATTCCGGTCTTCTCGCGCAAGCCGCTCTTTGGTTACTCGGTCATGGTGTATGCCACGTGCGCCATCGCCTTCCTTGGCTTCGGCGTCTGGGCGCACCACATGTTCACGGTCGGCCTTGGCCCGACCGCCAATGCGATCTTCGCCGGCGGCACCATGCTGATCGCGATTCCGACTGGCGTGAAGATCTTCAACTGGGTCGGGACCATGTTCAAAGGGTCGCTCCAGTTCACAACCGCCATGCTGTTCGCGGTGGGACTCGTCTCGCAGTTCGTGATCGGCGGCCTGTCCGGTGTCATGCACGCGGTGGTGCCGGTCGACGCGCAGCAAAACGACTCGTACTTCATCATTGCGCACTTCCACTATGTCCTCTTCGGCGGAACCATGTTCGGTCTGCTGGCGGGCATCTACTACTGGGGACCGAAGTTCTCTGGAAAGCTGCTCGACGAGCGTATCGGCAAGTGGCACTTCTGGCTGACGTTCATCGGTTTCAACCTGACCTTCTTCCCCATGCATTTCCTCGGGTTGGCCGGGATGCCGCGCCGCTACTTCACCTATGCGGAAGACAGTGGCTGGGGCATGTGGAACGCGGTCGTCTCCTTCGGAGCGTTGGTGCTCGGATTCTCGTTCCTGGTCTTCCTCTGGAACGTTCTGAGGACGATTCGCCATGGCGAGCGCGCTTCTGCTGATCCGTGGGATGCCGCCACGCTGGAATGGGCGATCCCATCGCCGCCGCCGGTCTACAACTTCGCTGCAATCCCGACGGTGACGCATCGAGATCAGCTCTGGTGGGACAAGTACGGCGACGAGCATGGTCACGCGCATGTGCCGACCAGCGAAACGCCAACCACGGCGGAGATCCAGGCGCGTGCGAACGCTGCGCATCCGCATGTGCACCTGCCGAGCCCGAGCTACTTCCCACTTCTGGCAGCGTTGGGACTCTTCATCTTCGCAGTCGGGCTGCTCTTCCACGACCCGGCGATCACGATTGGCTTGTTGCATCTGCCGATCGTCGCCGCCGCTGGAGCGGGGCTCTTGATCATCTCTGTCTACGCATGGGCGTTCGAGCCGGCAGGCTAA
- the coxB gene encoding cytochrome c oxidase subunit II: MTLLVLVAVAVGVLLPAVGAESPYTTLSPKSSQADDIQWLYKLVFFLALIVFVGVQIAIVYTVLRYRRRANDERPEQLHGNKTLEVIWTIIPAIVLLAIFIPTVRTIYAHADEVEEGNFTVQVYAKQWWWEVHYTDDTGEAAGVITANDIVVPQGKKVVFELFSNNVIHSFWVPQLSGKLDVMPGHENKLPIDTDNVGLYFGQCAEFCGDSHALMRFKVIVQPQDVFDQWAAGWKAGPSEASQAFVPDGDLTKVPAAFGLCLACHQVEGTNATIAPEGLEEEPLTDTGEMGPAKYAGPNLTLMGCRTTIAAGVLPNTPENMAKWLDDPGAIKPGVYMGEVIEDGTLDDAQIQELVDYLESLKPAEGCPEIPVQPGVTEQVTPSNP, from the coding sequence ATGACGCTGCTCGTCCTTGTCGCCGTGGCAGTCGGCGTGCTCTTGCCCGCGGTTGGCGCGGAGAGTCCCTACACAACGCTGTCACCGAAGTCGTCACAAGCCGACGATATCCAGTGGTTGTACAAACTTGTCTTCTTCCTGGCGCTCATCGTCTTCGTGGGCGTGCAGATCGCGATCGTCTATACCGTGCTGCGCTATCGCCGACGCGCCAATGACGAGCGGCCAGAGCAGTTGCATGGCAACAAGACGCTGGAAGTCATCTGGACCATCATCCCGGCTATCGTGCTTCTCGCGATCTTCATACCGACCGTGCGCACCATCTATGCCCATGCCGATGAGGTGGAGGAAGGCAATTTCACCGTTCAGGTGTATGCCAAGCAGTGGTGGTGGGAAGTCCACTACACCGATGACACGGGCGAGGCCGCCGGTGTGATCACCGCCAACGATATCGTGGTGCCGCAAGGCAAGAAGGTCGTCTTCGAACTCTTCTCGAACAATGTCATCCACTCCTTCTGGGTTCCGCAGCTATCGGGCAAGCTCGATGTGATGCCCGGGCACGAGAACAAGCTGCCAATCGACACGGACAACGTCGGTCTGTACTTCGGCCAGTGCGCTGAGTTCTGCGGCGATTCGCACGCGCTCATGCGCTTCAAGGTCATCGTGCAGCCGCAGGACGTCTTCGACCAATGGGCCGCCGGTTGGAAAGCGGGTCCGTCCGAAGCGTCCCAAGCCTTCGTGCCCGATGGAGATCTGACCAAGGTTCCCGCCGCGTTCGGACTCTGCCTTGCCTGCCATCAGGTCGAGGGCACCAATGCCACGATTGCGCCAGAAGGTCTGGAGGAAGAGCCGCTCACCGATACCGGCGAGATGGGCCCGGCCAAGTACGCTGGTCCAAACCTCACGCTCATGGGATGCCGCACCACGATCGCTGCTGGCGTGTTGCCAAATACCCCGGAGAACATGGCCAAGTGGCTGGACGATCCCGGCGCCATCAAACCGGGTGTCTACATGGGCGAAGTGATCGAGGACGGGACGCTCGATGATGCGCAGATTCAGGAGCTTGTCGATTATCTCGAGAGCTTGAAGCCGGCCGAAGGATGCCCCGAGATTCCGGTGCAACCAGGTGTCACGGAGCAGGTGACTCCGTCCAATCCCTAA